The following proteins are co-located in the Coleofasciculus chthonoplastes PCC 7420 genome:
- a CDS encoding DUF4912 domain-containing protein translates to MAKERPPLEEMTLRQLRRVASEYGISRYSRMRKAQLLAEIQKVQHTKISLSPTSTVEAQPEVEASKFELGQDDRTGGDLASVDEGLPDLPAGYGESRIVLMPRDPQWAYTYWDIPNEHKEDLRRQGGQQLALRIYDVTDINLEYQSAHSIQEYPCDELAREWYLPLPVSDRDYTVDIGYRCADGRWLILARSTPVRVPPVYPSDWIEDQFITVNWEEELQGKTVYELVPPSKRQPVTAEAAHTENPIYDEIFGMAKSAEAQRVAGSMYGSMQHVPGSMAPSQSVSSYIFPSGVGMWAVPTMSGLTMSGVGMSGVGMGMSASMPPIRPRQFWLVADAELIVYGATEPDATVTIGGRPIKLNPDGTFRFQMSFQDGLIDYPIMAVAADGEQTRSIQMKFTRETPSRNTNTKEEMVPEWL, encoded by the coding sequence ATGGCAAAAGAACGCCCACCTTTAGAAGAGATGACCTTACGGCAACTGCGTAGAGTTGCGAGTGAGTACGGCATCTCACGGTATAGCCGGATGCGTAAAGCGCAGTTACTGGCAGAAATTCAAAAAGTCCAACATACCAAAATCTCGCTCAGTCCAACTAGCACAGTGGAGGCACAACCAGAAGTGGAAGCATCTAAATTTGAACTTGGTCAAGACGATCGCACCGGTGGTGATCTAGCATCTGTAGACGAAGGATTACCTGATTTACCCGCAGGTTATGGTGAAAGTCGGATTGTCCTCATGCCCCGCGATCCTCAATGGGCATATACCTACTGGGATATTCCGAACGAACACAAGGAAGATCTGCGGCGTCAGGGAGGACAACAATTAGCGCTGCGGATTTATGATGTCACCGATATTAACCTGGAATACCAAAGCGCCCATAGCATTCAGGAATATCCCTGTGACGAACTAGCACGGGAATGGTACTTACCGCTACCCGTTAGCGATCGCGACTATACAGTAGATATCGGTTATCGTTGTGCCGATGGTCGTTGGTTAATCCTAGCTCGTTCTACACCTGTCCGTGTTCCCCCCGTTTATCCCAGTGACTGGATTGAAGACCAATTCATCACCGTTAACTGGGAGGAAGAACTCCAAGGCAAGACGGTATACGAGTTGGTTCCTCCCAGCAAGCGCCAACCTGTTACCGCAGAAGCCGCGCATACCGAGAACCCCATCTACGACGAAATCTTTGGCATGGCAAAATCTGCCGAAGCTCAGCGCGTCGCGGGTTCTATGTACGGTTCAATGCAGCATGTTCCCGGATCGATGGCTCCCTCTCAATCCGTCAGTTCCTACATCTTCCCCTCTGGGGTAGGGATGTGGGCTGTACCCACCATGTCTGGCTTAACCATGTCCGGTGTTGGCATGTCCGGAGTCGGGATGGGGATGTCTGCTTCTATGCCACCCATTCGTCCTCGTCAGTTCTGGTTGGTTGCCGATGCTGAATTGATTGTCTACGGCGCAACCGAACCCGATGCCACCGTAACCATTGGCGGGCGTCCGATTAAACTGAATCCAGACGGAACCTTCCGCTTCCAGATGTCCTTCCAAGATGGTTTAATCGACTATCCCATCATGGCAGTGGCAGCCGATGGCGAACAAACTCGCTCGATTCAGATGAAATTTACCCGCGAGACGCCCTCACGCAACACCAACACCAAAGAAGAAATGGTTCCCGAATGGCTCTAA
- a CDS encoding LCP family protein, whose amino-acid sequence MPARKTYEKPRPGQKKRSQPPKKKSAKAKRGHWLWLWLGFTGVAMLSATAGAMLAVSLSSMPLLQSQLSADEAAVFSEKGSMTRNSMRLPELTRPVNILILGTKVLTSDLDEPTEEDLGYHALVNSFDGHSDTMLLVRFDPNNQKLNVLSIPRDTQTYVEGYGVTKINAANYHGGPALTAKAASELLDGVGIDRYVRVNVQGVEKLVDALGGVTVYVPKDMKYQDDSQHLYINLKQGKQHLNGEQAMQFLRFRYDKYGDVGRVQRQQILMRALIEQALNPTTLARLPKILSVIQSHIDTNLSVEELVALIGFAVDSKRSDVQMLMVPGRFNGTGENEVSYWLPNHRQIRQMVAQHFDQGYSELSDIDPAYLRVAIQDSTDNPEAVQSLISTLREAGYRNNYVGEPWAEPLKVTRIIAQQGDEASAAAIRADLGFGEVRVESTGSLASDVTIQLGQDWLEQQDFSDEGFFNF is encoded by the coding sequence GTGCCAGCTCGAAAAACCTACGAAAAACCCCGCCCAGGACAGAAAAAGAGGAGTCAACCGCCGAAAAAGAAATCGGCTAAAGCTAAACGAGGACATTGGCTTTGGCTTTGGTTAGGCTTTACTGGCGTCGCCATGTTATCCGCGACAGCCGGGGCAATGCTTGCTGTTTCGCTATCGAGTATGCCTTTACTGCAAAGCCAACTGAGTGCTGATGAGGCAGCCGTCTTTAGTGAAAAGGGTAGTATGACCCGCAATAGTATGCGACTGCCCGAATTGACGCGACCTGTCAATATTTTGATATTGGGGACGAAGGTTCTTACCTCCGACTTAGATGAACCCACAGAGGAGGACTTAGGTTACCATGCACTGGTCAATTCCTTTGATGGGCATTCCGACACCATGCTGTTGGTTCGGTTTGACCCCAATAACCAAAAATTAAATGTTCTCTCCATTCCCCGCGATACCCAAACCTACGTTGAAGGGTATGGTGTTACTAAAATCAACGCGGCTAACTACCATGGTGGACCAGCATTAACGGCAAAGGCAGCCAGTGAACTCCTCGACGGTGTAGGGATTGACCGTTATGTCCGAGTGAATGTACAAGGTGTGGAAAAGCTTGTGGATGCCTTGGGTGGCGTCACTGTGTATGTTCCCAAGGACATGAAATATCAAGATGATTCTCAACATCTCTATATCAACCTGAAACAAGGCAAACAGCATCTGAATGGCGAGCAGGCAATGCAATTTTTGCGCTTTCGCTATGACAAATATGGGGATGTGGGTCGAGTACAGCGCCAGCAAATACTGATGCGGGCATTAATAGAGCAAGCCCTCAATCCTACAACGTTAGCCCGACTGCCTAAAATTTTATCGGTTATTCAGTCTCACATTGACACCAACTTAAGCGTTGAAGAATTGGTGGCTCTAATCGGATTTGCTGTCGATAGCAAACGGTCTGATGTACAAATGTTAATGGTTCCAGGTCGGTTTAACGGAACTGGAGAAAATGAAGTTAGTTATTGGTTACCAAACCACCGCCAGATTCGGCAAATGGTAGCTCAACATTTCGATCAAGGTTATAGCGAACTCTCCGATATTGACCCAGCTTATTTGCGGGTGGCGATTCAAGATAGTACCGATAATCCAGAAGCTGTTCAATCCCTAATCAGTACCCTAAGAGAAGCAGGTTATCGAAATAATTATGTCGGCGAACCCTGGGCAGAACCCTTAAAAGTTACACGCATCATTGCTCAACAAGGAGACGAAGCCAGCGCTGCGGCTATCCGCGCTGATTTGGGATTTGGTGAGGTGCGCGTCGAGAGTACGGGTTCTCTAGCCTCCGATGTGACCATTCAGTTAGGTCAAGATTGGCTGGAACAGCAGGATTTCTCTGATGAGGGGTTTTTTAATTTCTAG
- a CDS encoding RNA-guided endonuclease InsQ/TnpB family protein, whose product MQHQAVKVRLYPTTEQQEILAQHFGCSRWWWNHALNLCIETYQLTGKGLSQSALNAFLPKLKKQEGTEWLSDCYSQVLQATTLNLVTAYRNFFEGRARYPRFKAKKNRQSIQYPQSVRVIDDCLKFPGRVGIVKAKIHRPIEGTIKTVTVSMTPSGRYFASVLTEVEGDNPPSNTDGNVIGIDLGLKDFAIVNDGVKTSKFANPKHLAKHERNLKRKQRKLDRKEKGSKSRDKARKLVARVHERVLNVRQDYLHKLSRKLVDENQIIVVESLNTLGMVRNHKLAASISDVGWGMFVNFLSYKLEFEGKVLVEIDRWFPSSKLCSNCHYQVKEMPLEVREWTCPSCGTHHDRDGNASANIRAEGIRILSVSGTGTAADGGEVRPKLGRKSKLRHSPAKSEAHAVLKVSDG is encoded by the coding sequence ATGCAACATCAAGCCGTCAAAGTTAGGCTGTATCCGACAACTGAACAACAAGAAATACTAGCTCAACACTTTGGCTGTAGCCGTTGGTGGTGGAATCATGCTCTTAATCTGTGCATTGAAACCTACCAGCTAACGGGTAAGGGCTTGAGTCAGTCCGCCTTGAATGCATTTTTACCTAAGCTTAAAAAACAGGAGGGGACTGAATGGTTGTCTGACTGCTATTCTCAAGTCTTACAAGCGACTACGCTTAACTTAGTGACTGCTTACCGTAACTTCTTTGAGGGTAGAGCTAGATACCCAAGGTTCAAGGCTAAAAAGAATAGGCAATCTATTCAGTATCCCCAGTCAGTTAGGGTTATTGATGACTGCCTCAAATTTCCGGGTCGCGTCGGCATAGTGAAAGCTAAAATACACCGACCAATCGAAGGAACTATCAAGACGGTAACGGTTAGCATGACCCCATCGGGGAGATATTTTGCGTCCGTCTTGACTGAGGTAGAAGGGGATAACCCACCGAGTAACACTGATGGTAATGTAATCGGGATTGACCTAGGTTTAAAGGACTTTGCTATTGTCAATGATGGTGTTAAGACCTCTAAGTTTGCTAATCCTAAACATTTAGCTAAACATGAGCGTAACCTTAAGCGCAAGCAACGGAAATTAGACAGAAAGGAGAAAGGAAGCAAGTCAAGAGATAAAGCCAGGAAACTGGTGGCTAGGGTTCACGAACGAGTATTAAATGTCCGTCAAGACTACCTGCATAAGCTGTCCAGAAAGCTTGTTGACGAAAACCAAATCATCGTAGTCGAAAGCCTAAATACGCTTGGCATGGTTCGTAACCACAAACTAGCTGCATCTATTTCTGATGTAGGCTGGGGAATGTTTGTCAATTTCCTATCGTACAAGCTTGAATTTGAGGGTAAGGTATTGGTAGAAATTGACCGATGGTTTCCTAGTTCTAAACTCTGCTCAAACTGCCATTATCAAGTGAAGGAGATGCCCTTAGAGGTTAGGGAATGGACTTGCCCTAGCTGTGGCACTCACCACGATAGAGACGGTAATGCCTCAGCAAATATCAGAGCAGAAGGCATCAGAATCTTATCGGTCTCAGGGACTGGGACTGCTGCTGACGGAGGGGAAGTAAGACCAAAGCTTGGGCGTAAGTCTAAGCTGCGGCATTCCCCAGCGAAATCAGAAGCCCACGCTGTACTGAAAGTCAGCGATGGGTAG
- a CDS encoding Rpn family recombination-promoting nuclease/putative transposase: MKTDTIFYSLFKEFPSIFFELINQSTAQAATYQFTSREVKQLSFRLDGLFLPKNPTSNQPFYVVEVQFQPDENLYYRLFTELFIFLNQYKPPHPWRVVVIYPSRRIEREQPLQFRELLSRVQRIYLDELEETASDSLGVNIVKLVIENQQTAPTVARQLIDQAQVQIADPTTKRDLIDLIETIIVYKLPQKSRQEIEAMLGLSELKQTKVYQEAKQEGFYEGEQRGEQRGKKIGELKAKLTAIPRMIQFGLSLEQIAQLQDLPLEFVQQAAELFAQQNVAAFVELLNHQRQLFSPQDLAELAVLIQPLPDKLEDLSDAIAQWCQQEAHTAQREAWRQICSGLLSATVEKLVTNPDTLQTPSAILNKAMVQNAIK, encoded by the coding sequence GTGAAAACTGACACCATTTTCTATAGCCTGTTTAAAGAGTTTCCCAGTATCTTCTTTGAACTGATTAATCAATCCACCGCACAAGCCGCAACATATCAATTCACCTCCCGTGAAGTCAAACAACTCTCATTTCGACTCGATGGTTTATTTTTACCAAAGAACCCAACCTCAAACCAACCCTTCTACGTCGTTGAAGTTCAGTTTCAACCCGATGAGAATTTATACTATCGTTTATTTACAGAACTGTTTATCTTTCTGAATCAATACAAACCCCCTCATCCCTGGCGGGTTGTAGTGATTTACCCCAGTCGCCGGATTGAACGAGAACAACCGTTACAATTTAGGGAACTCTTGAGTCGAGTGCAACGGATTTACTTGGACGAGTTAGAGGAAACAGCATCGGATTCCCTGGGGGTAAATATTGTTAAGCTAGTAATCGAGAATCAACAGACAGCACCGACAGTGGCAAGGCAGTTAATCGACCAAGCCCAAGTCCAGATCGCTGATCCAACGACCAAACGAGACTTAATTGATTTAATCGAAACAATCATCGTTTATAAATTACCACAAAAAAGCCGTCAGGAGATAGAAGCCATGTTAGGATTAAGTGAACTCAAACAAACTAAAGTGTATCAGGAAGCCAAGCAAGAAGGGTTTTATGAAGGGGAACAAAGAGGGGAACAAAGAGGTAAAAAAATAGGCGAACTCAAAGCCAAATTAACCGCTATACCACGCATGATCCAGTTTGGATTAAGCTTGGAGCAAATCGCTCAATTGCAAGATTTGCCATTGGAATTTGTCCAACAGGCTGCTGAGTTATTCGCTCAACAAAATGTTGCCGCTTTTGTTGAGCTGTTAAATCATCAACGCCAGCTTTTCTCTCCACAAGACTTAGCTGAGTTGGCTGTTTTAATTCAACCCTTACCCGATAAACTAGAAGACTTATCAGACGCGATCGCACAATGGTGCCAGCAGGAAGCACATACAGCACAGCGTGAGGCTTGGCGTCAAATCTGCTCCGGGTTATTGAGTGCGACAGTAGAGAAACTTGTGACGAACCCTGATACCCTTCAAACTCCATCTGCTATCCTCAACAAAGCCATGGTACAAAATGCGATTAAATGA
- a CDS encoding cation-translocating P-type ATPase, giving the protein MQTCPVTSSHRSHSLPDPLNAWHTQSIEESLTQLDSNPQTGLNSEQVQERSQYYGLNELEETAGRSSWVILLDQFTNIMLIMLIVVAIISGVIDLIDWRQGGLEAGQVPFKDTIAILLIVILNGVLGYLQESRAEKALAALKNLASPKVRVLREGRPMEVDSKQLVPGDIMLLEAGVQVSADGRLIEESNLQIRESALTGEANAVNKEAALTLAEDTPLGDRINLVFQGTEVVQGRGTVLVAATGMKTELGRIAEMLQGVESEPTPLQQRMTQLGNVLVSGSLILVVLVVVGGLIQSGGDLGVLQQLVEVSLSMAVAVVPEGLPAVITVTLALGTQRMVRRHALIRKLPAVETLGSVTTICSDKTGTLTQNKMVVQWVITPQHTFQVTGEGYAPNGEFLIAETAVSTQEYPELQVLLQGCALCNDAILQYEQDDWLILGDPTEGALITLAGKGGVDKEPLRRQFPRVGEIPFSSERKRMSVICQGSNGSAGTNDGQGTYLMFTKGSPELILERCHSLQAGDRTEVLTDEQRTDILRHNNQMAGAGLRVLGFAYKPLDAAPDDRVEKSETTEQELVWLGLVGMLDAPRPEVMDAVRRCRNAGIRPVMITGDHQLTARAIAHALGIADQHDRVLTGQELQKLGQSDLDKQVKEVSVYARVSPEHKLRIVQGLQRQGEFVAMTGDGVNDAPALKQADIGIAMGITGTDVSKEASDMVLLDDNFATIVAATEEGRTVYDNIRRFIRYILGSNIGEVLTIAAAPIMGLQDVPLSPLQILWMNLVTDGLPALALAVEPAEPDVMKRPPFSPRESIFARGLGAYMVRIGIIFAIVTIILMALAYDYYPLHWKTMVFTTLCLAQMGHAIAVRSNTRLTVEINPFSNPYLIWAVTVTTILQLALVYVPFLQNFFGTEPLTLTELLICLGFSTSLFIWVELEKLFIRWYKNR; this is encoded by the coding sequence ATGCAAACCTGCCCCGTGACTTCATCTCATCGTTCCCATTCGCTGCCTGATCCGTTAAATGCATGGCATACCCAATCCATAGAAGAGTCGCTGACCCAACTGGATAGCAATCCCCAGACGGGTTTAAACTCTGAACAAGTCCAAGAGCGATCGCAATACTACGGATTAAATGAACTCGAAGAAACTGCGGGTCGCAGTTCTTGGGTGATTCTTCTGGATCAGTTCACCAACATCATGCTGATTATGCTGATTGTGGTGGCAATCATCTCCGGAGTCATTGATCTGATCGATTGGCGACAAGGAGGATTAGAGGCGGGTCAAGTTCCATTTAAGGATACGATCGCGATTCTATTAATCGTTATTCTTAATGGTGTCTTGGGCTATCTCCAAGAAAGTCGGGCGGAAAAAGCCCTCGCCGCCCTGAAAAATCTCGCCTCTCCCAAAGTCCGTGTCCTCCGCGAGGGTAGACCGATGGAGGTGGATAGCAAACAGCTTGTCCCTGGAGACATTATGCTCCTGGAAGCGGGGGTGCAAGTTTCTGCTGATGGACGGTTAATTGAGGAATCAAACCTCCAGATCCGGGAATCCGCTTTAACTGGAGAAGCGAACGCGGTGAATAAGGAAGCTGCCCTCACTTTAGCGGAGGATACCCCCTTAGGCGATCGCATTAATTTAGTGTTTCAGGGTACCGAAGTCGTTCAAGGTCGTGGTACCGTCTTGGTTGCAGCCACAGGGATGAAGACGGAACTGGGACGCATCGCTGAAATGCTGCAAGGCGTGGAAAGCGAACCAACACCCCTACAACAACGAATGACCCAATTGGGAAATGTCTTGGTCAGTGGTTCTCTGATCTTGGTGGTGCTGGTTGTTGTTGGCGGCTTAATTCAAAGTGGCGGAGATTTAGGTGTTCTCCAACAACTGGTGGAAGTGTCCCTGAGTATGGCGGTAGCGGTTGTGCCAGAAGGCTTACCTGCTGTAATTACCGTTACCTTGGCACTGGGGACTCAACGCATGGTGCGCCGCCATGCGCTGATCCGTAAACTTCCAGCCGTGGAAACGTTAGGGAGTGTGACGACGATCTGTTCGGATAAAACGGGTACCCTGACTCAAAATAAGATGGTCGTGCAATGGGTGATCACGCCCCAGCACACATTCCAAGTCACGGGAGAAGGCTATGCGCCTAACGGGGAGTTTCTCATCGCCGAGACAGCCGTTTCTACCCAAGAGTATCCCGAATTACAGGTCTTACTTCAAGGGTGTGCCCTCTGTAATGATGCTATTTTGCAGTATGAACAGGATGATTGGCTGATTTTAGGAGACCCCACTGAAGGGGCATTAATTACCCTCGCTGGGAAGGGGGGTGTTGATAAAGAACCCTTGCGGCGTCAGTTTCCTCGGGTGGGTGAAATTCCTTTTTCCTCAGAGCGAAAGCGCATGAGTGTAATCTGTCAAGGGTCAAATGGCTCAGCGGGAACCAATGATGGACAAGGAACCTACCTCATGTTTACCAAGGGTTCCCCTGAGTTAATCTTAGAGCGTTGCCATTCTTTGCAGGCGGGCGATCGTACCGAGGTGTTGACCGATGAGCAACGGACGGATATTTTGCGACACAATAATCAAATGGCTGGGGCGGGATTGCGAGTCTTGGGGTTTGCCTATAAGCCTCTAGATGCTGCACCTGATGACAGGGTAGAGAAGAGTGAAACCACTGAGCAAGAATTAGTTTGGTTGGGACTGGTGGGGATGTTAGACGCCCCTCGTCCAGAAGTTATGGATGCCGTGCGCCGTTGTCGGAATGCAGGTATTCGCCCGGTGATGATTACCGGAGATCATCAGCTTACCGCTCGCGCGATCGCCCATGCTTTGGGTATTGCGGATCAACATGATCGAGTTCTCACGGGTCAGGAGTTACAAAAGCTGGGACAATCGGATCTGGATAAACAGGTCAAGGAGGTGAGCGTTTATGCTCGTGTTTCTCCTGAACATAAGCTGCGGATTGTCCAAGGGCTTCAGCGTCAAGGTGAATTCGTGGCGATGACGGGAGATGGGGTAAATGATGCTCCCGCCCTGAAGCAAGCGGATATCGGGATTGCTATGGGGATTACCGGAACCGATGTGAGTAAGGAAGCCAGTGATATGGTACTGCTGGATGATAACTTTGCCACGATTGTTGCTGCGACTGAAGAAGGTCGCACGGTTTATGATAATATCCGTCGCTTTATTCGTTATATCTTGGGCAGTAACATTGGTGAGGTGTTAACGATTGCCGCAGCACCGATTATGGGACTTCAAGATGTTCCCCTGTCACCGTTACAAATTCTCTGGATGAACTTAGTGACTGATGGTTTACCTGCTTTAGCGTTGGCGGTAGAACCGGCTGAACCGGATGTGATGAAGCGTCCTCCCTTTAGTCCCCGTGAGAGTATTTTTGCCCGGGGGCTGGGTGCCTATATGGTGCGGATTGGGATTATTTTCGCCATTGTCACGATTATTTTAATGGCGCTGGCTTATGACTATTATCCACTCCACTGGAAGACGATGGTCTTTACAACCTTATGTTTGGCTCAGATGGGACATGCGATCGCGGTTCGTTCCAATACTCGTTTAACGGTTGAGATAAATCCGTTCTCGAATCCCTATTTAATCTGGGCAGTAACGGTTACGACTATCTTGCAACTGGCATTGGTTTATGTGCCATTTTTGCAAAATTTCTTTGGGACAGAACCTCTCACCCTTACTGAACTGCTGATTTGCTTGGGGTTTAGTACGTCATTGTTTATTTGGGTTGAGTTGGAGAAGCTGTTTATTCGTTGGTATAAAAATCGGTAA
- a CDS encoding ShlB/FhaC/HecB family hemolysin secretion/activation protein, with the protein MGSSQGQILGQLTPVWVGIISLNASTALGTTPMSVSPVSHNPVHFPNLMELDDLQITQTPPTIPNPETIQPSPEDRFPQPTPSPEPLRPDESPPLTQPEPTPSRPTNSNVEAIQIEKINVTGSTIFEPEDFNPIVQPLEGEAVTLQQLQQAADAITQLYLNRGYITSRAILVDQVITDGVVEIFVLEGSLEEIKIEGIRRLKPSYIRNRIQLGVSTPLNTARVEDKLRLLRANPLFESVDASLRAGSQPGKSNLIIRVVEANPFEGSLTTDNYSPPSVGSERLGVNGRYRNLTGYGDELTASSSYSTTGGSKVINMGYRLPLNPKNGTLQVQASVDRNQITAEPFAQFGIQGESEQYEISFSQPLIRTSREEFSLSLAFSFRDSQTFFLDMPAPLSPGADIDGITRTSVIQFGQDYLRRDSRGAWSVRSLFSLGTGWLDATVNPDPIPDGRFLTWLGQIQRVQIFSDSHFLIMGADIQLSPNTLLPSQQFVIGGAQSVRGYRQNARIGDNGVRLFLEDRITLEKNASGASTFQIAPFFDAGWVWNNPDNQNPLPQEQFLASLGMGILWQPLPGLDLRLDYGLPLVELEDQGQNAQDQGFHFSVRYQF; encoded by the coding sequence ATGGGTAGTTCACAGGGGCAGATTCTGGGACAACTGACACCTGTTTGGGTGGGTATTATCAGTCTAAATGCATCAACGGCGTTGGGTACAACTCCAATGTCTGTGTCACCAGTGAGCCACAACCCTGTTCATTTCCCTAACCTGATGGAACTGGATGATCTCCAGATTACCCAAACGCCGCCCACGATTCCCAACCCTGAAACCATCCAACCCAGTCCAGAAGATCGTTTTCCTCAACCCACACCTAGTCCTGAACCCTTACGTCCTGATGAGTCCCCACCGTTGACCCAACCCGAACCCACTCCCTCTCGTCCCACGAATTCTAACGTGGAGGCTATTCAAATCGAGAAAATCAATGTCACAGGTAGCACCATCTTTGAACCCGAAGACTTCAATCCCATTGTCCAACCCTTGGAAGGCGAAGCGGTTACTCTACAACAATTGCAACAGGCTGCTGATGCTATCACTCAACTCTATTTAAATCGTGGCTACATCACCTCAAGAGCCATTCTAGTAGACCAAGTTATTACTGATGGTGTCGTAGAGATTTTTGTCCTAGAAGGGAGTCTGGAGGAGATTAAAATTGAGGGGATTCGCCGCCTTAAACCCAGTTATATCCGGAATCGGATTCAGCTAGGCGTCAGCACACCCCTCAATACTGCTCGCGTGGAAGATAAATTGCGGCTACTGCGGGCAAATCCCTTATTTGAATCTGTAGACGCCAGTCTTCGTGCTGGTAGTCAACCGGGAAAGAGCAATTTAATTATTCGTGTCGTTGAAGCCAATCCCTTTGAGGGTAGCCTCACCACCGATAACTATTCACCGCCGAGTGTAGGTTCAGAACGATTGGGCGTAAATGGACGCTATCGTAATCTAACCGGGTATGGAGATGAACTGACTGCTAGTTCCTCCTATTCCACCACGGGTGGCTCAAAGGTGATAAACATGGGCTATCGCCTTCCCCTGAATCCGAAAAATGGCACTCTACAAGTGCAAGCCAGCGTTGATCGCAATCAAATCACAGCCGAACCCTTTGCTCAATTCGGTATTCAGGGGGAATCAGAACAGTATGAGATTAGTTTTAGTCAACCCTTAATTCGCACCTCCCGTGAAGAATTCTCCCTATCCCTAGCTTTTAGCTTTAGGGACAGTCAGACATTTTTTTTGGATATGCCCGCCCCTTTAAGTCCTGGGGCTGATATTGACGGGATAACGCGCACCAGTGTGATTCAATTTGGACAAGACTACCTACGTCGTGATTCCAGAGGAGCCTGGTCAGTGCGATCGCTCTTTAGTCTGGGTACAGGCTGGTTGGATGCTACCGTTAATCCTGATCCCATACCAGATGGACGTTTTTTGACCTGGCTGGGTCAGATCCAACGAGTTCAAATTTTCAGTGATAGTCATTTTTTAATTATGGGGGCTGATATTCAACTGTCACCCAATACTCTTTTACCCTCTCAACAATTTGTCATTGGTGGCGCTCAATCCGTGCGCGGCTATCGACAGAATGCTCGAATTGGAGATAATGGCGTGCGATTATTCTTAGAAGACCGGATCACCTTAGAGAAAAATGCATCCGGTGCGTCAACGTTCCAAATTGCGCCATTTTTTGATGCAGGTTGGGTGTGGAATAATCCTGATAATCAGAACCCTCTGCCTCAAGAGCAGTTTTTAGCCAGTTTGGGTATGGGAATACTTTGGCAACCGCTACCCGGATTAGATTTGCGCCTTGACTATGGTTTACCCTTAGTGGAACTGGAGGATCAAGGTCAGAATGCTCAAGATCAGGGATTTCACTTTTCGGTTCGTTATCAGTTTTAA